A segment of the Actinomyces sp. oral taxon 171 str. F0337 genome:
CTCGATGCGGCCCTTCGACTTGGTCTGACGACCCGCTCTCAGCTTGAGAGCCTCCTACGGGGCCCGCGAAACCACCGCTCCCGCACGCTTGTGTCACGGTCGCTCCCCGATGCCCGCTCTCTCCTGGAGACGATCGCTCGTTATGAGCTAGAAGAGGCCGGATACCGGCCGGCGACGGCAGTGTTCGTCCCCGGCGTTGGAGAGGTGGATCTGGTGCTGACAGCTCACCCACACGACCTCACCCCCGACACCAAGGCGCTTCGATCAGACAGTCACCCAGCGCTTCTCATCGAAACGGACGGCTACACCTTTCACTCCTCCCATCTCGACTGGGAGCACGACCACCTGCGCGACCAGGCCGCGATCACCGCGAGTCACGTTCCATTGCGTCTGACTAGCCGACAGGTCCTCCAGCACGGCACGGTCGAGATTGTCACCCCCATCGCCATGCGTATGGGAATCACCCCGATCATCCGCTCCAGGCGGGGTGAAGGCACCCTTACCCCATAGGTTCCGAGCACGACGGGCACGGCAGACGAACCGGGGGAACCGTCACCTGGATCATTGGCGGACGCAGACCGCCGCATCTGCCCCGCCCTGGAGCCAGACGTCCCAGCTCTTGACCCGCGGACGTATGACGACAGCATGTCTTCAGAGCAAAGAGACCGACAGAGTCACCATGCAGCGATTCTGTCCGTATAGGACGACATTGAATCGGAGCGCCCGCATCGCGGTTTGTAAAAGCCCAGGTCATCACTTTGTTTCTATTTAATAGTGGATGCGATCGGCCATCAAAGCCGTCCCATCTGGACACTTTCAGGGCTCGGGCACCCTCTGTAGGCTCAGCGTGTGAGTCGCACCAGTGCCGCGCCCGTCATCGTCTCCTGCGCCATGGCAGAGGAGGCCGAGCCCTTCATGGACGCCCTGCCCGAGCGCGCGGCGGCCAAGGCGCCGAACCTGCCGGGCTCCGCGCACGCCTGGTCCCTCCAGCTCCCCGGCGACGAGCGCGAGCTCATCCTGGTACGCAGTGGTATCGGGCTCGTGGCGGCCGCGAGCGCGCTGGCGACGGTCCTGGCTCAGGTCCGCCCCGGCGCCGTCGTCTCGGCGGGGACCACCGGCGGGCTCGGCCGCCAGGTCGAGGTCGGCGACGTCTGCGTCTCGACGACCCTGGCCTACACCGACGCCGACGCCACCGCCTTCGGCTACGCCCGCGGCCAGACCCCGGGCCAGCCGGAGACCTTCGGCGGGGACCCGGCTCTGCTGGAGCGCCTGGAGCAGGTGGGCCAGGAGGCCCTGCGCGGCGCCACAGCGTCGTCGGGCTCGGCGCGGCTGCGCGTCGGTCAGATGCTGGCCGGCAACTCCTTCGTGACGGCTGCGAACGTGGCCGACACTCGTGAGGTCTTCCCCGCAGCGCTGAGCACCGACATGGAGTCGACGGCTCTGGCGCAGGTGGCGGCGAGTGCCGGCATCCCCTTCGCCTCGGTGCGCGGCGTATCCGACCTGTGCGGCCCGGAGGCTGGCCAGGACTTCCACATCGCCGCCGAGGAGGCCGCCGCCCGCAGCGCCGCGGTCGTCCTGGCCCTGCTCAGCTGATCCACTGACGGCCCCGAGCCTCACCGACATTTTCTTCATAGATCGACCTGTTCTTCACAAACGACCCGGAGCCGCGTCGTTTCTGAAGAATGTGTCGGTTTAGTCGGCCTGGCGCAAGCGAGCCTCACCGGCGCGAGTCGTGCTGCGGCGTGAAGGCCGACGTCGGGCAGCTGGCGCCCCACTCGTTCATCGCATCGAGCACCGGCCGCAGGCTCCTGCCCAGGTCGGTGAGCTCGTAGACGACGCGGGGCGGTACCTCCGGGTAGGCGTGTCGGCTGACGATCCCGCGCGACTCGAACATCCGCAACCGGTTGGTCAGCGTGTGCGCGCTGATCCCCGGCAGGGCGTCGCGCAGCTCCCCGAAGCGCTGCGGGCCGTGCATGAGCTCGCGCACGATGAGCGTCGCCCAGGGCCCGTCGAACAGCAGCAGGAACCTCGCCACCCCGCACTCGGGAAGATCGACCTCACTCATGACATCGAAACCTACCCCAATAGTGCAGTTGACGTAACTGATGCACCGTATGCACTAATGGCGTCATGGCTGACATCATTCACGGCGCCACCGGCGCCCAAGGCTCCCCCGTTCTATCCGCTCTGACCTCCGCAGGGCGCACCGCCGTCGCAGCGGTCCGCCATCCCGAGGCGGTCCCCGCCGGCGTCGTCGCCCGGCAGGTCGATCTCGCCTCGGCTGACTCACTCGCCGCCGCCTATGAGGGCGCCGACGGCGTCTTCGTCCACCTGCCCATGGGCGCACCCGAGGCGGCGGCCGCCCAGGCCCGGGCCGTCGTCGAGGCCGTCACCCGGGCCCGCCCCGGTCGCGTCGTCATCTCCACCAGCGGGCAGATCGTCGACCAGCCGGGATCACCGCTGCAGGCGCCCGCGGACAGCCCCATCATGACGCTCATCAACGGCGTGACCGGCAGCGGCGTCCCCACGGCCGTGGTCGCCCCACGCCTCTACCTGGAGAACCTGCTCTTGCCGGTCGTCCTGGCCCCCACGCGTGAGGAGGGCGTGCTGCGCTACCCGCTCCCGACGTCGTTCCCGGTCTCCTGGAGCTCGCACCTGGACGTGGCCGAGGTCGTCGCCCGCCTGCTCACGGACGCCTCCCCCACCACGGGCACGGTCGGCGTCGGTCACCTGCCCGGACTGACGGGACCGGATCTGGCCGCGGCCTTCTCCAACCATCTGGGCCGCGAGGTCCATTTCGAGGGCATCACGCCCGAGGCCTTCGGCGAGCTCATCACGCCGCTCTTCGGGCCGGCCGCGGCGCCGGTCGTCGAGCTCTACCGGGCCCTCAACGCGCAGGACGGCAACACCATCGCCGAGGACGGCAGCGCCCAGGAGCTCCTGGGGCTACGACCGCGCCCGATCGAGCAGTGGCTGGAGGACCTGGCGGTCTCGTAGCCGCACTCACCGACATTTTCTTCACAGACCAACCTCTTCTTCATAGATGACCCGGAGCCGCGTCGATTCTGAAGAAAACGTCGGTCTGTCGGCCGGCGTGGGCGTCTGGGCGCGACATCGCGGCGACAGCAGAGAGCGGGCAGGCTGCGGGTGTCTGCCGGGCGCCACTCAGTCGGCCTGGCGCAGGCGGGCCTCGACGCGCTCGACCTTCGCGGCCATCTGGCCGGTCCAGCCGGGGCGGATGTCGGCCTTGAGGACGAGCGCCACGCGCGGGCTCACCTCGGCGACCGCCTCGCAGGCCCGCTTGACCACGTCCATGCACTCGTCCCACTCCCCCTCGACCGTGGTGAACATCGACGTCGTCTCATGGGGCAGTCCCGAGTCGCGCACTACGCGCACGGCTCGGGCCACCGCCTCGGAGACTGACCCGTCGGGCGCGTCAGTGGTGGTCGGGGACACGGAGAAGGCGACAAGCATGCGGCCAGGCTAGCCCCGAGGCGCCATCCGGGGCCGCCGCCGATCGTTCTTGCCTTCGAGTGCGCTCGAAGTCCTACGGTCTGCACCATGACCAGCGCGATTGCTCCAGACAACGAGCCCGACGACGTCCGGCTCCGCGAGGCACTCCGCCTCGACTTCGTCCCACCCAGTGACAACGTCGGGCCGGCAACCGGGCCTGGTGCAGCCGGATGGGACATTGCAACCACTGCCGATCGCCTGGGGGTCAGCGCCCACACTCTGCGCTACTACGAGCGGATCGGGCTCGTGCGGGTGGAGCGTGACGCCTCGGGACACCGTCGTTACGACGCCGCCGGCGTACGGCGTCTGGTGTTCCTCACCCGGATGCGGACCTCGGGCATGCCGATCCGCGATCTGCGGCGCTATGTCGCGCTGGTCAAGGCCGGTCGGGACACGGTGCCCGAGCGCCTGTCCCTGCTCACCGAGCACCGCGACGGCCTGCGCACCCGGATCGACGAGCTCCGGCTGGCACTGTCCGCCACCGAGTACAAGATCACCGTCTACACGCGGGAGCTGGAGGGGCAAACCACCGTGGACGACATCGACACTTCCGAGACTGACAAGGAGAACCCCTCATGACCACTGAAACCACTCACCCCCAGCACGACGTCAACAGCCCCGAGAACCTGGCCCGGCGCGAGCGCGGCCTGGAGATCGCCCGCTCGGTCGACGGCGAGGCGGCCCAGGCCGTCATCAACTCCCTGGCCGACATCAGCCCGGCACTCGGCCACCACATCGCGGCCTTCGGCTTCGGGGACGTCTACGCCCGCCCCGGGCTCGACCCGCGCAGCCGCCAGCTCGTCACGATCGGCGTGCTCACGGCCCTGGGCGGCTGCGAGCCGCAGCTGAGGATCCACATCGGGGCCGCCCTCAACGTGGGGCTGACCCGTGAGGAGATCATCGAGGCGATCCTGCACGCCTCGGTCTACGCCGGCTTCCCGCGAGCGCTCAACGCCACCTTCGTGGCCCGCGAGGTGTTCACCGAACGCGACGCCGCCGAATGATCGTCCGCATCGGCTCGTATCGCGCGGCCTCAGCAGGTCGTGAAAGAGGCGTGCGTGTCCAAATCGGTGACAAAGGCGGGCTCCGGGTGCACACTGCCACAAAGAAACCGCATGATTCCGCGCTTCTATTGCCAGCCTCATCGGGCCGCAGGCTTCTTTGTCACCGATTTGGACACCCAGGGCTCACTCGGCCCGGATCCGGCGGCCCCGGAGGCACTCCCCCGCCCACCGCTGTCAAGTCACCCCTTACAGCGCCACGAGAACCTGGACCATGACGATCTTGACGACGATGGCCAGAGCGAACAGGGTCGCGTAGCCGGCCTCGATGCGCTCGTCATCGCGCTTGGACAGGGCGAAGGCCAGGATCGCGGGCTGCCCGACGAGCCCGGCCAGGCCGCCGGAGGCGCGCTGCGCGGAGACCCCGGCCCACCGCGCCCCGGCCAGCATGACGATCGCACTGACCGCCACGACGAGCGCGGCGAGCACCCCCACCTTGAGCCCCGTCATCGAGAAGGCCGAGGCCGCGAAGTCAGGCCCCGAGGCCAACCCGATCGCGGCCAGGAAGAACAGCAGCCCCAGCTGACGGATGGTGGAGTTGGCGGCGTGCGGCAGCCCCCACACGAAGGGCCCGGTGCGCCCCACCCACCCCAGGACCATGCCGACGACGAGCGGCCCGGCCGCCACCCCGAGCCGCAGGGTGATGCCGCCGGGCAGCGGGATCGCCACCAGCCCCAGGAGCACGCCGAGCGCCATGCCGGCCCCGACGGAGAAGGCGTCGATCTGGGCGATGGAGCGCTCGGAGTCGCCGAACCAGTCGCCGGCCTTCTCCAGCTCGTCGCTGGGGACGACCGCCAGCACCCGGTCACCGAGCTCCAGGACGAGGTCCTCACGGGCCAGCAGGTCCAGGTCACCGCGCTTGACGCGGGTGATGACGCCCTGGAAGCGCCCGGGCATGTCCACCTCGGCGACGGTGCGGCCGGCCACCCGTGTCGAGGAGACGGTCAGGCGCCGGAAGTCGACGGCGGTGCGGTCCTTGGCCAGGCAGTTGTGAAACCCGGTGCCCAGGTCGTGCACGGCGGACTCGACGGCGGACGGCGCCCCGACGATGACGACCTTGTCCCCGGGCAGCAGCACCTCACCGGGGGCCACGACCCGGGTCTCGCCGTCGCGCTCCAGGTAGGAGATGCGGATGCTGCCCTCCTTGAAGGCCTTCATCTCGCCGAGGGCCACCCGCTGCAGGAGGTAGACGCTGGTGGCGGTGATGCCGTCAGCGCTGGCGGGCCTCGGGTCGCGCCCCCCGGGCCAGGAGCGCCCCACGACCCCGGAGACGATGAGGATGGCGACGGCAACGCCCACGGGGTAGGCCAGGGCGTAGCCGACGGCGGGCTCCTGGGTGCCGGCCGCCTCGATGGCGGCGTCGAGCACCGGTGAGGTGAGGGCGCCCGCGTAGGCGCCGGAGTCCATGGCGGGGCTTACCCCGGCCAGGTGGGAGTAGAGGCCGCCCGCCGCACCGGCGATCACGAGCGCGACGACGCACACGGCCATGAGCGGCAGCTGCCTGCGCAGGTCGCGGAAGAAGGTGTTGCCGGCGGCCAGGCCCACGGTGTAGCAGAACAGGGCCAGGCCGAGGCTTCGCAGCAGGGTCAGATCAGCGCCGAGCCGGGGGTCGAGGGCGCCGACCGCGAGGCCGACGAAGAGCGCCCCGGCCGCGCCGAAGCGGATCGGTCCCAGCGGGATCTGCCCGACGGCGGTCCCCAGGCCGATGACGAGGAAGACGGTGAGGATCGGCGCCTGCGCGAGGACGTCGAGGACGGGATGAAGCACGGACACGACGCCAGGGTAGCCGTACGCCCCGCCGTCGGATCCGCCATCGCTTCCCTTCCGCCACCAGGAGGAATACCCTGGGATGGTCACCGGAGACGATGACGTCACACCTTTTCTCGACGACGAGAACGGAATCCCGATGCCCCAGAAAGAAGCCTCCCTGCCGACATACACCGAGCAGGAGGAGAAACGGATCATCCGCAACGACGACGGCGTCCCCGTCGGCATACGTCCTGACAATCGATGGACACCCGTACGGATCGCCACATGGGTGGCCATCACCGCCCTGGGCGTCCTGGGGTGGTGGATGCTGGCGGTCGTGCGCGGCGAGCACGTCAACACCATCTGGTTCGTAGTCACCGCCGTGTGCACCTACGCGATCGGGTACCGCTTCTACGCCCTCTACATCCAGCGGCGCATCATGCGCCCCGACGACACCAACGCCACCCCGGCCGAGCGCATCAACAACGGGCGCGACTTCGACCCCACCCACCGTGTCGTCCTCTACGGCCACCACTTCGCAGCCATCGCCGGCGCCGGCCCGCTGGTCGGCCCGGTCCTGGCCGCCCAGATGGGCTACCTGCCCGGCACCCTGTGGATCATCATTGGCGTCCTCGTGGCCGGCGCCGTCCAGGACATGCTCGTCCTGTTCTTCTCCATGCGCCGCGGCGGCCGCTCTCTGGGCCAGATGGCCACGGATGAGATCGGCAAGATCGGCGGCATCGTGGCGACCATCGTCGTCTTCGTCATGCTCATGATCGTCCTGGCGGTCCTGGCCATGGTCTGCGTCAACGCCCTGGCCGCCTCCCCCTGGGGCGTCTTCTCGGTGGGCATGACCATCCCGATCGCCATCGGGATGGGCCTGTGGCTGCGCTTCGTCCAGCCCGGCAAGATCACCCAGGTCTCCTTCATCGGCTTCGGCCTGCTCATCGCTGTCATCATCGGCGGACGCTGGGTGGCCGAGTCCTCCTTCGGGCACTACCTGCACCTATCCCCCACCACGTTGGTGTGGGCCATGATCATCTACGGCTTCCTGGCCGCGGTCCTGCCCGTGTGGGTCCTGCTCACCCCGCGCGACTACCTGTCGACCTTCATGAAGGTCGGCACCATCACGATCCTGGCCCTGGGCATCATCATTGTGCGCCCCCTGGTGGAGATGTCCGCCGTCACCGAGTTCGCCTTCAACACCGCCGGCCCCGTCTTCGCCGGCACCCTCTTCCCCTTCCTGTTCATCACCATCGCCTGCGGCGCCCTGTCCGGCATGCACGCCATGGTCTCCTCGGGCACCAGCCCCAAGATGGTGGAGAAGGAGACCCAGGTCCGCATGATCGGCTACGGCGGCATGCTCATGGAGTCCTTCGTGGCCATCATGGCGCTGGCGGCCGCGGTCTCACTGAGCCCGGGCATCTACTTCTCCATGAACACCTCGACGGCGACCATGAACAAGCTCGCCGGCCCCGAGACGGTGGCCGCCGCCCCCTGCAAGACCACCGACGACCCCGATCACCACTGCGAGAAGCTCGCCGAGTCCGCCGTCGCCAAGCTCGGCGTCACCGACGCCCAGGGCCGCAGGCTCACCCCCGAGTGGGACTCCTGGGACGACAACGGCAACCCCAAGACCTACACGGGCGCCGAGGCCCTGGAGCGCCTGGCCAGCGACGTCGGCGAGCCCAACGTCGTCTCGCGCACCGGCGGCGCCCCCACCCTGTCGGTGGGCATCGCCCACATCCTCCACCAGATCGGCGGAGGCCGGACCATGATGGGCTTCTGGTACCACTTCGCCATCATGTTCGAGGCCCTGTTCATCCTCTCGGCCGTCGACGCCGTCACCCGCGTGGCCCGCTTCCAGCTCTCTGACGCCCTGGGCAACGCCTTCCCCAGGTTCAAGGACCCGTCCTGGCACGTGGGCGCCTGGGGGACAACGGCGGTCGTCGTCGCCTCCTGGGGGGCTCTGCTCCTCATGGGCGTCACCGACCCGCGCGGCGGCATCCAGACGCTCTACCCGTTGTTCGGTATCGCCAACCAGCTCATCGCGGCCGTGGCACTGCTGGTGGTCACCGTCATGGTGGTGCGCAAGGGCTACACGAAGTGGGTGTGGATCCCCGCGATCCCGCTGGTCTTCGACACGGCCGTCACCTTCACGGCCTCGTGGCAGAAGATCTTCTCCACCGACCCGCTCGTGGGCTACTTCCAGCAGCATCGCGAGGCGGTCGCCAAACTGAGCACGCTCTCCGACCCGGCCAAGATCGAGGAGACCAAGGCGATCGTGCGCAACACGATGATTCAGGGGACGCTGTCGATCGTCTTCCTGGTCATGGTCGCCTTCGTCATGGTCTGCGCCCTCATCCGCATCGTCCAGACGATCCGCAACCGGGACACGACGACGTCGGAGGACCCCTACCAGGAGTCCAACTTCTACGCGCCCGAGACGATGATCGCCTCCTCGCTCATGAAGAAGGTCTCCCGGGAGTACGAGCAGGTGGGCGACCCGGCCCTCATCCCCCACAAGGCCCACGCGGAGAAGTCATGACGTCAACCCCTCCGACACCGCGGCCGGCAGGTCGGCCGAGCACCCGCAGTCGACTGCACCAGGCCCTGGCCCGGGCCCGTGCCCTGTGGCGGGACATGACTGGGGAGTCCGCCTATGACCGCTACCTGGAGCGCTACGCCCGCGAGCACGCGCAGTGCCTCCACGGTCACGGGGGCGACCACGGCTCCGGGCACGGCTCTGGGCACGGCCCCATGAGCGAGCGCGAGTTCTGGCGCGCCCGGGCCAAGCAGGCTGAGACGGAGATCAACGCCAGCTGCTGCTGAGCCCCGGAGCACACTCCTGTGCTCGGATCGTCACCGCCCGCCTTCCGGGTCCCCGGAGGGCGGGCGGTAGCGTCGTGAGCGTGCCCGCCCAGCAGCCCGCGCCCGACGCACTGACGTCCGCCGACTCCCCCGACACCTCCCGAGAGACATCACCGGTGTCGGCCGGTTCGCCATCCGCCAACCGCGCCTCGGGCCCGAACCAGCCCGAGGACGTCCTCCCGGGCCGCGCCCGTTACGAGCGGATCGCCCGCGTCGCGACGGTCATCCTCCTGTCCATCATCTGCGTGGCGGTCACATGGCCCTCCGGACACGAGGTCGCCGACCTCAAGGACACCATGGGACCGGGTTTCCTCAGCTCCGAGGGCAAGGACATCGTCCTCAACCTGGTGATGCTGGCACCGGCCACCTTCTGCGCCGTCGCGGGCTGGCGGGACGTCCCCTGGTGGATGTGGGCCCTGGTGGGCTGCGTCATCGGGCTGAGCGCCGAGGTGCTCCAGAGCCTCCTGCCCATGCTGGAGCGGCGCCCCTCGCTGGCCAATGTCGGCCAGAACGCCGTCGGCGCCTGGGCCGGGGCCCTGACCGCCTGGTACCTGCTGCGCCGCTGGCACCTCCGGACCGCCGCCTGACTCCCCCGTCATCACCGGAACGACACCGCCCCCTCCAAGAGAACTGCGTCACCATGTGCGCCCGATGTCCTCTCAGAGGGGACTGAGGAAGCCATGAGGGCGCGACGAACGCCTGTCGTCCCGGGGGAGCAAGCAGGCTCATCCCTCGGGTGGTGCGGGGCGTGTGCTGCACGAGCGTGGGGTGCTACTGGTGGTGGGTCGGGGGCACTCCAGGTAGGTGGGGCCTTCGTGCAGTGGACACAACCCCGGCCAGTGGATCCCCACCCCCGTGGAGTAGGCCGATCCGCGGCTCAGTGTCCACGGGGCCGGCATCATCCGAGACAGCGAAAGGCCCGGACCATGTGGCCCGGGCCTTTCCGTTCTGTGCGCGGGGGGGGACTCGAACCCCCATGATCGTAAGATCACACGGACCTGAACCGTGCGCGTCTACCAATTCCGCCACTCGCGCGAGAAGCGAGCATGAGACTAGCCTGCCGGCCCCGCCGTCGTCCAATCCTCACCGCCACATCCGGCCGTGAGACCGCTCACGACACAATTACCTCACACAGCGGGGGGCCGTCTTCCCTGCAATGGCTTCGCTACCGTTACGATGGGAACGGTATCGGCCTGCACGCAGGTCCGTGCAGGCCCATAGCGAGGCGGGACAGTCCCGCCTCCCGGCTCCATCCCGGGGGCCGCCACACCACATTTGGGGGAGGTACTGTCCATGGGATTCCTGGACAAGTTCGAGAAGGGCGTCGAGAACGTCACGAACCGCGCCATGTCCCGTTTCTCGGACGACATCGAGCCCATCGAGATCGCCTCGAAGCTCCGCGAGACCATGGACAAGCGCGCGGCGTCCTTCGCCCGCGACCGTTCAGTGGTTCCCAATATCTTCCGCATCCACCTCACCCCACCGAGCATCGAGCGCATCACCGCCTGGGGCCAGGACGAGATGGTGCGTCAGATGGAGGAGGTCGCCACCTCGCACGCCGCGGACCAGGGCTACTCCTTCGTCGGCCCGGTCGAGGTCTCCTTCCTCGTCAACAACAACCCCAACGCCCCGGCCATCGAGATCGAGTCCTCCACGCGGCGCGGCGCCGCCGCCCCGGCCGCCTCCGCCACCGCCACCCCGACGCACCCGATCGTCGACATCAACGGCCAGCGCTACCTGCTCACCGGGCCTGTCACCGTCATCGGGCGCGGCTCTGAGGCGGACATCATCGTCGACGACTCCGGCGTCTCACGCCGTCACCTGGAGATCCGCCTGACACACGGCAACGCCATCGCCAGCGACCTGGGCTCCACCAACGGCACCTTCGTCGAGGGCCAGCGGGTCGACGCCGTCACGCTCGTGGACGGCAATACACTGACCATCGGCCGCACCCAGATCCTGTTCTGGGACGGCACCCAGAACAGCGGAGTCAACGGGTGAGCGCACTCGCCTTCACGATCTTACGGCTGGGCTACCTGGTCCTGCTGTGGTTCTTCCTGTACCTCATCGTGCGCGTCATGCGCCGCGACATGGCCGACTCCCCCGCCGCCGGCTCGGCACGTCGGCGCTCCACGGGTGGCTCCGAGCAGCCCTCAGCTCCTCCCCCCAGGGGCCGACGCCGCAGCGCCACCCGCCTGGTCATCACCGAGGGCCCCTTGGCCGGCTCGACCGTGCCCCTGAGCCCGTCGTCGATCATCATCGGCCGCTCGCCCTCCTGCACCCTGGTCCTCGACGACTCCTACGCCTCATCGCGTCACGCCCGCGTCTTCCCCAAGGACGGCGCCTGGTGGCTGGAGGACCTCGGATCCACCAACGGAACCATGATGGACGGCCGCCCCGTGCACGGCGCCGTGGAGCTCCCCATGAACATACCTGTCAGAATCGGCCAAACGACGCTGGAGCTGCGCTCATGACCATCTCCCTGCGCTTCGCCGCGCGCTCCGACGTCGGTCTGGTCCGCCAGTCCAACCAGGACTCGGGCTACGCAGGCCCCCATCTGTGCGTCCTGTGCGACGGGATGGGCGGACCGGCGGGCGGAGACATCGCCTCGGCGGTCGCCGTCGAGCACCTCATGCCCCTGGACGCCGACTCCCACCAGGCCGGCGAGCTGCTGGGCCTCATGCGCGACGCCGTCCAGGCCGCCCACACCGAGCTCGTCACCCTGTCCTCGCAGGACCCCGACCTCGCCGGCCTGGGCACCACCTGCATCGGCGTCATGCGCAGCGGCAACAAGCTCGCCATGGTCCACGTGGGCGACTCACGCGCCTACATGCTGCGCGACGGCACACTCACCCAGGTCACCACCGACCACACCTTCGTGGAGTACCTCGTGGAGACCGGGCGCCTCACCCGGGACCAGGCCCGCCAGCACCCGCAGCGCTCGGTGCTCCTGCGCGTCCTGGGGGACACCGAGGGCGAGGTCCAGCTCGACGAGTCGATCCGCGAGGCCGTTCCCGGCGACCGCTGGCTGTTGTGCTCCGACGGCCTGAGCGGCCCGGTGACCGCCGAGACCATCGGCGAGGTCCTGGCCGGCGTCGCCGACCCCGGCCAGGCCGCCGACCAGCTCATCGACCTGGCACTGCGCGCCGGCGGACCGGACAACGTCACCGCCGTCGTCTTCGACGTCGTCAAGGACGATCCCGAGCCGCAGACCGTCCCGCAGGTGGTGGGCAGCGCCGCCACCGAGCGCCTGGCCCAGGAGCGTGCCGCCGCCGCCCACCGCGCCGGTGGAGGGGACGCCGGGGCCAAGGACACCGAGGCCACCAGCCCCGCCGCCAAGGCCGCAGCCCTCCTGGCCACCCTGGAGGAGCAGGCCGGCCCCTCCTCCACGAAGGAGTCCTCCAAGGTCAACGACGCCATTGCCGCCGAGGCCGCCACCCAGCAGAAGGCCCGACGCCGTCATCGTCGTCGGGTCCTCGTGGGCGGCCTCATCCTGCTGGTCACGCTCGTCGGTGCCAGCGCCCTGTTCTACCGCTGGACCCAGACCCGCTACTACGTCTCCACCGACGAGGGCAAGGTCGCCATCTACCAGGGGATCCCCCAGTCCGTCGGCCCCCTCAAGCTGAGCCACTCGGTCAAGACCTACGAGGACCTGCCGGTGAATAGCCTCGATCACAACATCCGCGAGCGCCTGGAGGCCACCGTCACCCAGTCGTCGATGAGCGACGCGGAGACCTACGTGGACAAGACGGTCCGCTCCTACCGCAAGCCGGCCGCCGCCCCGCACAGCACCTCGGGTCCCACGGCCAGGCCCTCGTCCTCACCCACCTCCACCCCGTCGCCGGCCTCCACCACACCGACTCGGCCCGGTAAGCCCGGGCAGGAGGGGTGAGATGACTGCTGCTCCCGGCCCCATGGGCGCCCCCGCGGGCGTCGCGACCATCCAGCCCGCCGGCGCCGCGCGATACTCGGGACGGTGGGCGGAGGCGGCGCTGCTCGGCGTCGCCCTGGTCCTGGGTCTGGGCGGCTTCGTGCTCACCGCTCTCAACCGCACCGGTTCATCCCCGGCGCAGACCGTGGTCGTGGCGATCGCCTTCCTCGCCCTGACCGTGGTCATGCACCTGTGTGTGCGCTA
Coding sequences within it:
- the mtnN gene encoding 5'-methylthioadenosine/S-adenosylhomocysteine nucleosidase, whose protein sequence is MSRTSAAPVIVSCAMAEEAEPFMDALPERAAAKAPNLPGSAHAWSLQLPGDERELILVRSGIGLVAAASALATVLAQVRPGAVVSAGTTGGLGRQVEVGDVCVSTTLAYTDADATAFGYARGQTPGQPETFGGDPALLERLEQVGQEALRGATASSGSARLRVGQMLAGNSFVTAANVADTREVFPAALSTDMESTALAQVAASAGIPFASVRGVSDLCGPEAGQDFHIAAEEAAARSAAVVLALLS
- a CDS encoding winged helix-turn-helix transcriptional regulator; this translates as MSEVDLPECGVARFLLLFDGPWATLIVRELMHGPQRFGELRDALPGISAHTLTNRLRMFESRGIVSRHAYPEVPPRVVYELTDLGRSLRPVLDAMNEWGASCPTSAFTPQHDSRR
- a CDS encoding NmrA family NAD(P)-binding protein; the protein is MADIIHGATGAQGSPVLSALTSAGRTAVAAVRHPEAVPAGVVARQVDLASADSLAAAYEGADGVFVHLPMGAPEAAAAQARAVVEAVTRARPGRVVISTSGQIVDQPGSPLQAPADSPIMTLINGVTGSGVPTAVVAPRLYLENLLLPVVLAPTREEGVLRYPLPTSFPVSWSSHLDVAEVVARLLTDASPTTGTVGVGHLPGLTGPDLAAAFSNHLGREVHFEGITPEAFGELITPLFGPAAAPVVELYRALNAQDGNTIAEDGSAQELLGLRPRPIEQWLEDLAVS
- a CDS encoding MTH1187 family thiamine-binding protein, coding for MLVAFSVSPTTTDAPDGSVSEAVARAVRVVRDSGLPHETTSMFTTVEGEWDECMDVVKRACEAVAEVSPRVALVLKADIRPGWTGQMAAKVERVEARLRQAD
- a CDS encoding MerR family transcriptional regulator, which gives rise to MTSAIAPDNEPDDVRLREALRLDFVPPSDNVGPATGPGAAGWDIATTADRLGVSAHTLRYYERIGLVRVERDASGHRRYDAAGVRRLVFLTRMRTSGMPIRDLRRYVALVKAGRDTVPERLSLLTEHRDGLRTRIDELRLALSATEYKITVYTRELEGQTTVDDIDTSETDKENPS
- a CDS encoding carboxymuconolactone decarboxylase family protein, producing the protein MTTETTHPQHDVNSPENLARRERGLEIARSVDGEAAQAVINSLADISPALGHHIAAFGFGDVYARPGLDPRSRQLVTIGVLTALGGCEPQLRIHIGAALNVGLTREEIIEAILHASVYAGFPRALNATFVAREVFTERDAAE
- a CDS encoding aspartate:alanine exchanger family transporter, whose product is MSVLHPVLDVLAQAPILTVFLVIGLGTAVGQIPLGPIRFGAAGALFVGLAVGALDPRLGADLTLLRSLGLALFCYTVGLAAGNTFFRDLRRQLPLMAVCVVALVIAGAAGGLYSHLAGVSPAMDSGAYAGALTSPVLDAAIEAAGTQEPAVGYALAYPVGVAVAILIVSGVVGRSWPGGRDPRPASADGITATSVYLLQRVALGEMKAFKEGSIRISYLERDGETRVVAPGEVLLPGDKVVIVGAPSAVESAVHDLGTGFHNCLAKDRTAVDFRRLTVSSTRVAGRTVAEVDMPGRFQGVITRVKRGDLDLLAREDLVLELGDRVLAVVPSDELEKAGDWFGDSERSIAQIDAFSVGAGMALGVLLGLVAIPLPGGITLRLGVAAGPLVVGMVLGWVGRTGPFVWGLPHAANSTIRQLGLLFFLAAIGLASGPDFAASAFSMTGLKVGVLAALVVAVSAIVMLAGARWAGVSAQRASGGLAGLVGQPAILAFALSKRDDERIEAGYATLFALAIVVKIVMVQVLVAL